Proteins from a single region of Dasypus novemcinctus isolate mDasNov1 chromosome 16, mDasNov1.1.hap2, whole genome shotgun sequence:
- the CXXC1 gene encoding CXXC-type zinc finger protein 1 isoform X1 encodes MEGDGSDPEQPDAGEDSKSENGENAPIYCICRKPDINCFMIGCDNCNEWFHGDCIRITEKMAKAIREWYCRECREKNPKLEIRYRHKKSRERDGSERDGSEPRDEGGGRKRPAPDPDLQRRAGSGTGVGAMLARGSASPHKASPQALVATPSQHHQQQQQIKRSARMCGECEACRRTEDCGHCDFCRDMKKFGGPNKIRQKCRLRQCQLRARESYKYFPTSLSPVTPSESLPRPRRAMPIQQQPQPSQKLGRIREDEGAVVSSAVKEPPEATATPEPLSDEDLPLDPDLYQDFCAGAFDDHGLPWMSDTEESPFLDPALRKRAVKVKHVKRREKKSEKKVMDQKEERYKRHRQKQKHKDKWKHPERLDAKDPASLPQCLGPGCVRPAQPGSKYCSDDCGMKLAANRIYEILPQRIQQWQQSPCIAEEHGKKLLERIRREQQSARTRLQEMERRFHELEAIILRAKQQAVREDEESNEGDSDDTDLQIFCVSCGHPINPRVALRHMERCYAKYESQTSFGSMYPTRIEGATRLFCDVYNPQSKTYCKRLQVLCPEHSRDPKVPADEVCGCPLVRDVFELTGEFCRLPKRQCNRHYCWEKLRRAEVDLERVRVWYKLDELFEQERNVRTAMTNRAGLLALMLHQTIQHDPLTTDLRSSADR; translated from the exons ATG GAGGGAGATGGTTCAGATCCAGAGCAACCAGATGCTGGGGAGGACAGCAAGTCAGAGAACGGGGAGAATGCACCCATCTACTGCATCTGCCGCAAGCCAGACATCAACTGCTTCATGAT TGGATGTGACAATTGCAATGAGTGGTTCCATGGGGACTGCATCCGGATCACTGAGAAGATGGCCAAAGCCATCCGGGAGTGGTACTGTCGAGAGTGCCgag AGAAAAACCCCAAGCTGGAGATCCGATACCGGCACAAGAAGTCACGGGAGCGGGACGGCAGTGAGCGTGATGGCAGTGAGCCCCGGGATGAGGGTGGAGGGCGTAAGAGGCCTGCCCCGGATCCGGACCTGCAGCGTCGGGCGGGGTCTGGGACAGGGGTCGGGGCCATGCTTGCTCGGGGCTCTGCTTCGCCCCACAAAGCCTCTCCACAGGCCTTGGTGGCCACACCCAGCCAG CATCACCAACAGCAGCAGCAGATCAAACGGTCAGCACGCATGTGTGGTGAGTGTGAGGCATGCCGACGCACTGAGGACTGTGGCCACTGTGACTTCTGCCGGGACATGAAGAAGTTTGGGGGCCCCAATAAGATCCGGCAGAAGTGCCGGCTGCGCCAGTGCCAACTGCGGGCCCGG GAATCGTACAAGTACTTCCCTACCTCG CTCTCGCCGGTGACGCCCTCAGAATCCTTGCCAAGGCCCCGCCGGGCAATGCCCATCCAACAGCAGCCACAGCCATCACAGAAGCTGGGGCGCATCCGTGAGGATGAGGGAGCAGTGGTGTCATCAGCAGTCAAGGAGCCACCTGAGGCTACAGCCACGCCTGAGCCACTCTCTGACGAGGACCTGCCACTGGACCCTGACCTGTACCAGGACTTTTGTGCAGGGGCCTTTGATGACCATGGCCTG CCCTGGATGAGCGATACAGAGGAGTCCCCATTCCTGGACCCTGCGCTGCGGAAGAGGGCAGTGAAAGTGAAGCACGTGAAGCGCCGGGAGAAGAAATCTGAGAAGAAGGTGATGGATCAG AAGGAGGAGAGATACAAGCGGCACCGGCAGAAGCAGAAGCATAAGGACAAATGGAAACACCCCGAGCGGCTAGATGCTAAGGACCCTGCATCATTACCACAGTGCCTGGGGCCTGGTTGTGTACGCCCAGCCCAGCCTGGCTCCAAGTATTGCTCAGATGACTGTGGCATGAAGTTGGCAGCCAA CCGCATCTATGAGATCCTGCCTCAGCGTATCCAGCAGTGGCAGCAGAGCCCCTGCATTGCTGAGGAGCATGGCAAGAAACTGCTCGAACGCATTCGCCGGGAGCAGCAGAGTGCCCGCACCCGCCTTCAGGAAATGGAGCGCCGATTCCACGAGCTTGAGGCCATCATTCTACGTGCCAAGCAGCAGGCTGTGCGTGAGGATGAGGAG AGCAATGAGGGTGACAGTGACGATACAGACCTGCAGATTTTCTGTGTCTCCTGTGGGCACCCCATCAACCCACGTGTTGCCTTGCGCCACATGGAGCGCTGCTACGCCAAG TATGAAAGCCAGACGTCTTTTGGGTCCATGTACCCCACACGCATTGAGGG GGCCACGCGGCTCTTTTGTGATGTCTACAATCCTCAGAGCAAGACGTATTGTAAGCGGCTCCAGGTGCTGTGCCCTGAGCACTCGCGGGACCCCAAA GTGCCAGCCGATGAAGTGTGTGGGTGCCCCCTTGTACGTGATGTCTTTGagctcacaggtgaattctgccgcCTACCCAAGCGTCAGTGCAACCGCCATTATTGCTGGGAGAAGTTACGGCGTGCTGAAGTGGACCTGGAGCGTGTGCGCGTG TGGTACAAGCTAGATGAGCTGTTTGAGCAGGAGCGCAATGTGCGTACAGCCATGACAAACCGGGCAGGGTTGCTGGCCCTGATGCTGCACCAAACGATCCAGCATGACCCACTCACTACCGACCTGCGTTCCAGTGCTGACCGCTGA
- the CXXC1 gene encoding CXXC-type zinc finger protein 1 isoform X2 — protein sequence MEGDGSDPEQPDAGEDSKSENGENAPIYCICRKPDINCFMIGCDNCNEWFHGDCIRITEKMAKAIREWYCRECREKNPKLEIRYRHKKSRERDGSERDGSEPRDEGGGRKRPAPDPDLQRRAGSGTGVGAMLARGSASPHKASPQALVATPSQHHQQQQQIKRSARMCGECEACRRTEDCGHCDFCRDMKKFGGPNKIRQKCRLRQCQLRARESYKYFPTSLSPVTPSESLPRPRRAMPIQQQPQPSQKLGRIREDEGAVVSSAVKEPPEATATPEPLSDEDLPLDPDLYQDFCAGAFDDHGLPWMSDTEESPFLDPALRKRAVKVKHVKRREKKSEKKKEERYKRHRQKQKHKDKWKHPERLDAKDPASLPQCLGPGCVRPAQPGSKYCSDDCGMKLAANRIYEILPQRIQQWQQSPCIAEEHGKKLLERIRREQQSARTRLQEMERRFHELEAIILRAKQQAVREDEESNEGDSDDTDLQIFCVSCGHPINPRVALRHMERCYAKYESQTSFGSMYPTRIEGATRLFCDVYNPQSKTYCKRLQVLCPEHSRDPKVPADEVCGCPLVRDVFELTGEFCRLPKRQCNRHYCWEKLRRAEVDLERVRVWYKLDELFEQERNVRTAMTNRAGLLALMLHQTIQHDPLTTDLRSSADR from the exons ATG GAGGGAGATGGTTCAGATCCAGAGCAACCAGATGCTGGGGAGGACAGCAAGTCAGAGAACGGGGAGAATGCACCCATCTACTGCATCTGCCGCAAGCCAGACATCAACTGCTTCATGAT TGGATGTGACAATTGCAATGAGTGGTTCCATGGGGACTGCATCCGGATCACTGAGAAGATGGCCAAAGCCATCCGGGAGTGGTACTGTCGAGAGTGCCgag AGAAAAACCCCAAGCTGGAGATCCGATACCGGCACAAGAAGTCACGGGAGCGGGACGGCAGTGAGCGTGATGGCAGTGAGCCCCGGGATGAGGGTGGAGGGCGTAAGAGGCCTGCCCCGGATCCGGACCTGCAGCGTCGGGCGGGGTCTGGGACAGGGGTCGGGGCCATGCTTGCTCGGGGCTCTGCTTCGCCCCACAAAGCCTCTCCACAGGCCTTGGTGGCCACACCCAGCCAG CATCACCAACAGCAGCAGCAGATCAAACGGTCAGCACGCATGTGTGGTGAGTGTGAGGCATGCCGACGCACTGAGGACTGTGGCCACTGTGACTTCTGCCGGGACATGAAGAAGTTTGGGGGCCCCAATAAGATCCGGCAGAAGTGCCGGCTGCGCCAGTGCCAACTGCGGGCCCGG GAATCGTACAAGTACTTCCCTACCTCG CTCTCGCCGGTGACGCCCTCAGAATCCTTGCCAAGGCCCCGCCGGGCAATGCCCATCCAACAGCAGCCACAGCCATCACAGAAGCTGGGGCGCATCCGTGAGGATGAGGGAGCAGTGGTGTCATCAGCAGTCAAGGAGCCACCTGAGGCTACAGCCACGCCTGAGCCACTCTCTGACGAGGACCTGCCACTGGACCCTGACCTGTACCAGGACTTTTGTGCAGGGGCCTTTGATGACCATGGCCTG CCCTGGATGAGCGATACAGAGGAGTCCCCATTCCTGGACCCTGCGCTGCGGAAGAGGGCAGTGAAAGTGAAGCACGTGAAGCGCCGGGAGAAGAAATCTGAGAAGAAG AAGGAGGAGAGATACAAGCGGCACCGGCAGAAGCAGAAGCATAAGGACAAATGGAAACACCCCGAGCGGCTAGATGCTAAGGACCCTGCATCATTACCACAGTGCCTGGGGCCTGGTTGTGTACGCCCAGCCCAGCCTGGCTCCAAGTATTGCTCAGATGACTGTGGCATGAAGTTGGCAGCCAA CCGCATCTATGAGATCCTGCCTCAGCGTATCCAGCAGTGGCAGCAGAGCCCCTGCATTGCTGAGGAGCATGGCAAGAAACTGCTCGAACGCATTCGCCGGGAGCAGCAGAGTGCCCGCACCCGCCTTCAGGAAATGGAGCGCCGATTCCACGAGCTTGAGGCCATCATTCTACGTGCCAAGCAGCAGGCTGTGCGTGAGGATGAGGAG AGCAATGAGGGTGACAGTGACGATACAGACCTGCAGATTTTCTGTGTCTCCTGTGGGCACCCCATCAACCCACGTGTTGCCTTGCGCCACATGGAGCGCTGCTACGCCAAG TATGAAAGCCAGACGTCTTTTGGGTCCATGTACCCCACACGCATTGAGGG GGCCACGCGGCTCTTTTGTGATGTCTACAATCCTCAGAGCAAGACGTATTGTAAGCGGCTCCAGGTGCTGTGCCCTGAGCACTCGCGGGACCCCAAA GTGCCAGCCGATGAAGTGTGTGGGTGCCCCCTTGTACGTGATGTCTTTGagctcacaggtgaattctgccgcCTACCCAAGCGTCAGTGCAACCGCCATTATTGCTGGGAGAAGTTACGGCGTGCTGAAGTGGACCTGGAGCGTGTGCGCGTG TGGTACAAGCTAGATGAGCTGTTTGAGCAGGAGCGCAATGTGCGTACAGCCATGACAAACCGGGCAGGGTTGCTGGCCCTGATGCTGCACCAAACGATCCAGCATGACCCACTCACTACCGACCTGCGTTCCAGTGCTGACCGCTGA
- the CXXC1 gene encoding CXXC-type zinc finger protein 1 isoform X3 — translation MLARGSASPHKASPQALVATPSQHHQQQQQIKRSARMCGECEACRRTEDCGHCDFCRDMKKFGGPNKIRQKCRLRQCQLRARESYKYFPTSLSPVTPSESLPRPRRAMPIQQQPQPSQKLGRIREDEGAVVSSAVKEPPEATATPEPLSDEDLPLDPDLYQDFCAGAFDDHGLPWMSDTEESPFLDPALRKRAVKVKHVKRREKKSEKKVMDQKEERYKRHRQKQKHKDKWKHPERLDAKDPASLPQCLGPGCVRPAQPGSKYCSDDCGMKLAANRIYEILPQRIQQWQQSPCIAEEHGKKLLERIRREQQSARTRLQEMERRFHELEAIILRAKQQAVREDEESNEGDSDDTDLQIFCVSCGHPINPRVALRHMERCYAKYESQTSFGSMYPTRIEGATRLFCDVYNPQSKTYCKRLQVLCPEHSRDPKVPADEVCGCPLVRDVFELTGEFCRLPKRQCNRHYCWEKLRRAEVDLERVRVWYKLDELFEQERNVRTAMTNRAGLLALMLHQTIQHDPLTTDLRSSADR, via the exons ATGCTTGCTCGGGGCTCTGCTTCGCCCCACAAAGCCTCTCCACAGGCCTTGGTGGCCACACCCAGCCAG CATCACCAACAGCAGCAGCAGATCAAACGGTCAGCACGCATGTGTGGTGAGTGTGAGGCATGCCGACGCACTGAGGACTGTGGCCACTGTGACTTCTGCCGGGACATGAAGAAGTTTGGGGGCCCCAATAAGATCCGGCAGAAGTGCCGGCTGCGCCAGTGCCAACTGCGGGCCCGG GAATCGTACAAGTACTTCCCTACCTCG CTCTCGCCGGTGACGCCCTCAGAATCCTTGCCAAGGCCCCGCCGGGCAATGCCCATCCAACAGCAGCCACAGCCATCACAGAAGCTGGGGCGCATCCGTGAGGATGAGGGAGCAGTGGTGTCATCAGCAGTCAAGGAGCCACCTGAGGCTACAGCCACGCCTGAGCCACTCTCTGACGAGGACCTGCCACTGGACCCTGACCTGTACCAGGACTTTTGTGCAGGGGCCTTTGATGACCATGGCCTG CCCTGGATGAGCGATACAGAGGAGTCCCCATTCCTGGACCCTGCGCTGCGGAAGAGGGCAGTGAAAGTGAAGCACGTGAAGCGCCGGGAGAAGAAATCTGAGAAGAAGGTGATGGATCAG AAGGAGGAGAGATACAAGCGGCACCGGCAGAAGCAGAAGCATAAGGACAAATGGAAACACCCCGAGCGGCTAGATGCTAAGGACCCTGCATCATTACCACAGTGCCTGGGGCCTGGTTGTGTACGCCCAGCCCAGCCTGGCTCCAAGTATTGCTCAGATGACTGTGGCATGAAGTTGGCAGCCAA CCGCATCTATGAGATCCTGCCTCAGCGTATCCAGCAGTGGCAGCAGAGCCCCTGCATTGCTGAGGAGCATGGCAAGAAACTGCTCGAACGCATTCGCCGGGAGCAGCAGAGTGCCCGCACCCGCCTTCAGGAAATGGAGCGCCGATTCCACGAGCTTGAGGCCATCATTCTACGTGCCAAGCAGCAGGCTGTGCGTGAGGATGAGGAG AGCAATGAGGGTGACAGTGACGATACAGACCTGCAGATTTTCTGTGTCTCCTGTGGGCACCCCATCAACCCACGTGTTGCCTTGCGCCACATGGAGCGCTGCTACGCCAAG TATGAAAGCCAGACGTCTTTTGGGTCCATGTACCCCACACGCATTGAGGG GGCCACGCGGCTCTTTTGTGATGTCTACAATCCTCAGAGCAAGACGTATTGTAAGCGGCTCCAGGTGCTGTGCCCTGAGCACTCGCGGGACCCCAAA GTGCCAGCCGATGAAGTGTGTGGGTGCCCCCTTGTACGTGATGTCTTTGagctcacaggtgaattctgccgcCTACCCAAGCGTCAGTGCAACCGCCATTATTGCTGGGAGAAGTTACGGCGTGCTGAAGTGGACCTGGAGCGTGTGCGCGTG TGGTACAAGCTAGATGAGCTGTTTGAGCAGGAGCGCAATGTGCGTACAGCCATGACAAACCGGGCAGGGTTGCTGGCCCTGATGCTGCACCAAACGATCCAGCATGACCCACTCACTACCGACCTGCGTTCCAGTGCTGACCGCTGA